TCATCATCCGACCCGCGAGGGCCGATGTGAAAGACGCCTCCGGACCCCGATGGTTGATGGAGCAGCGCGCAGGAACTCTCGTGTCATGCGTTCGGACAAGCAACCACCCACTTCGACGCCCACCGGGACCACGCCGCAACCCTGGCCCGATCTCTCGAAGCTGATCCGCGATCAGCTGGTCCGGGCGGTCTTCCAACCCATCGTCAGTCTCCGACGAGCCGAGGTCGAAGCGGTCGAAGCGCTCACGCGCCCGCTGCCCGAGTCCGGCTTCGCCGACCCGGGCGTGCTCTTCGCCGCCGCCGACGCGTTCGGGAAAGCGTGGGAACTCGAGCGCCTCACACGCGACACGATCGCCGACGCGGCCCGCGCCCTGCCGCCCGGGCGCAAGCTCTTCTTCAACAGCGGCCCAAAGGTCTTCAGCGACCCGCGGTTCCCCGATGAGATCCGGCGGTTCAGCGAGCGCAGCGGGCTGACGCCGGACCGCTTCGTTCTCGAGATCACCGAGCGCGCCGAGACGCAGCACAACGAGGGGCTCACCGCGAATGTGCGCGCGCTGCGCGCCGAGGGCTACCAGATCGCCGTCGACGACATGGGCGCCGGCTCCAGCGGGCTCAACCGCGTCATGGCGCTAAGGCCCCAGTGGCTCAAACTCGATCGCGAGCTCGTCGAGGGCATCCACGAGGACACCTACCGCCAGAACCTCATCCGATTCCTCGGGTACTTCGCCCGTCTCGGCGGCGCAGGCGTCGTCGCCGAGGGCATCGAGCACATCGAGGAACTCAGCGTCCTCATCGACCTGGGCGTCGACAGCGTGCAGGGCTTCCTGCTGGGCAAGCCCGGCGCGATCGATCAGGTCCTCGCGCCCGAGATGCGCAGCTGGCTCCTCGAACGCGCCGAGACCGCCACGCCCGAGAGCACCCCGGTCGAGCGCCTCCACAGCATCGAGACGCTCGCCATCAATGCCGCCGCGTGCGCGATCGAACCCAACCCTTCCGAGACGCCGCTCGACCCGGCGTCCACCATCGCCGAGACGCTTGCGCGCCTCGCCGAGCGCGACGACCTCGACATGATGCCCCCTCTGCCCCTCGCCACCGGGAACGGGCAGCGCGAGGTCGTCCGCATCCCCGACCTCCTGCGCGCCGCGGCCAAGCAGCTCGCGCTCCAGACTTCCCACCGCTCCCCGCTCTACGGGCTGCCCGACAGCGTCGAGTGCGACCGCACCGTCGACCGGCTCATCTCCAGCGGCGACGACCGCGACGCCGCGATCATCGACGTGCGCGGCATGTCGGGGTACAACTCCGCCGTCGGCTTCGAGTTGGGCGACCTGCTGCTGCGACACCTCTCGACGATCCTGCGCACCGCGACCACCGGCATGGCCCGGATCTACGTGGGGCACCTCGGGGAAGACCGGTTCCTGATCGTCGCGCCAGAGGGGTCGCTCCCCACGATCGCCGAAGAGATCATCCTCCGCTTTGAGCGCGCCAGCATCCGTTTCGCTCGAAACAGCGACGGCGCACCCGAAGCGAAGAGCCCATCGCTCTCGACCGAACCCGCCGCCGGGCAGTGGCTCGCGCCACCGTCCCTGCGCGTGCTGGTGCTGCCGGGCGTTTTCCGAAAGGTGCGCTCGTCGCGTGAGCTGCGCAGAGCCGCGGAAGCCGCTCGCGACACGCGAGCCGACACCAACCAGCAGGGCTCGCGGATCTTCGTCCACGAGGTCGCGCCGAGCCAGACGTTCGCCACCCGGGCGAGCGAAGCCGCCTGACGACGGGCCCCACGCCGCACGCCTACCTTTTCGGGTGAGCAACGCGGCAGTCACCACCAGACAACGCCCTCCGGCGCGGACCGAGCGCGATCTCTCTCGCCTCTACGCGGCCCTCATCGCGGGCGTCTGCCTCGCGATCCTGCTCGTCGGGGCGGGCCTCACACCCAGCAACGCCGGCCACGGCACCCACGAACAGCTCGGCCTGCCCGCCTGCGCGTTCGCCCAGACCCTCGGACGCCCCTGCGCGACCTGCGGCATGACCACCGCCGTCACCCACGCCGCCAACGGGAACCTCGCCCGGGGCGCGGTCGTACAGCCCTTCGGCGCCGGCATCGCGCTCGCCGCGGCGACCGGGTTCTGGATAGCCCTCCACGTCACGCTCACCGGATCTCGCCTCTGGAGACTCGCGAGCCCGCTCCTGACCACCCGTCCACTTCTTCTCCTCGCCGCCTTGCTGCTGGCGGCATGGGTGTACAAGATCCTCGTGTGGAACCCCTCGTGACGAAGCGACCTCCCAACCCGACCCGCGCCCTGCGCCTCGCCGCCGCCGGGTCGCTCGGCGCGTTCGCGGCCCTGTCGATGTCCGGCTGCTGGGTCGCGCCCGCCGTGGGCGGCATGATCGAGTCCTACAAGGCCAGCAGCACCCGCTCCGTGCCGGCGGAATACACCGGGCTCGAGGGGCGCACCTTCGCCGTCGTCGTCGCCGCCGACCGGTCGATCCAGGCCCAGAACCCCGACCTCGTCCCACTCCTCGTGACGCGACTCTCCGAGCGGCTCCGCGCCGAATCCGGCGCGTCGGGCTACGTGCCCCCCGGCCTGCTCGTGACCTTCATGAACCAGCGCCCGCGCTGGATCGCGATGACCCACAGCGAACTGGCCGAAGAGCTCGGCGTCGATCGTCTCATCCACGTCGATCTCTACGAGTTCCGGCTCAACGAGCCCGGCAACCGCTATGTCTGGGAGGGAGTCGCCGCCGCGTCGGTCGGCGTCGCCGAGATGGAATCCTTCGCCCCCGACGAGTTCTCCTTCAGGCGCGAGATCCGCGTCGGCTTCCCCGACGGGAAGGGCTTCACCAGCAGCGACTTCGGCGCCGACGTCGTGAAATCCCGGCTCATCAACCGCATCACCGATCGCATCACCTGGCTCTTCTACACCCACGACGAGCCCTACTACCCCGACTATTGACGATGAACACACCACGCTCGACATCGGCGCGCCGCTTCGCCCTCGCGCTCCCGCTCCTCGTCACGGCGCTGCTCCCCGCCGGGTGCAACTACCTCGCGCCCGCGATGATCCTGCTCACGCCGCCGCCCTCCGTTGACGCCCAGTACAAGCTCGACAAGACGCGCGTGACCGTGATCTTCATCGACGACCCCCAGAACAAGATCCCCCGTCGCTCCCTCCGACAACTCATCGGGCAGACCGCGGAGCAGGACCTCATCGCGCGCGGCGTCATGCCGGCAAACATGATGATCCCCTCGCAGACAGCCCTCCAGGTCACTTCCCGAGAGACCGACGGCAGCAAACTCAGCATCGTCGATGTCGGCAGGAACCTCGGCGCAGAGGTCGTCATCTACGCCAAGGTCGACGCCTTCGGCCTCTCGCGAGACGGCGTCACGCTCCAGCCCTTCGTCGTCGCGCAGGTCCGCATCGTCGACGCCAAGAACAACGTCCGCTTGTTCCCCGAGTCCGGCTCGACGTTCCCCGTCGTCTACGAGTCGCGCCAGCAGGCCGGCGACATCCCCCGGGGCATGAGCGAGCGCTCCGCCGCAGAGCAGAACCTCGCCGAGCGCCTCGGCATCCACATCGCGCGCGTCTTCTACAAGTACGAGATCGAGCGCGAGTCGCCCTCCGGCAGGGGGAACTGACCGGTGCTCCCGGCGCTGGTCCGCTTCGTGCCTCACCCCGGCAAGCGCGTGAACGCGCGAGAGGCCTCGTACATCATCGGCGTGCTCGACGTCGCCGGGTACGAGGTGCGAGGCCTCCTCCCCGACGACGCGATCGATTATCGCATCGCCCTCGACACCATGCGCATCACCCGACGCGACTCGCTCCTCTTCCGCGAGAGCGACCCCACGCCGCCCCACGGGCACACCGTCTACGTGCGCGTCGACGATGTCAGTGAACGCCCCGCGATCAGCGTGCGCGTCGCCCCGGGCGCAGGCACGCACGACGACCCCATCGATCACAACGGGGACTCCATCGCGACCTCGCGCGCGATCCTCCTGTCGGGCGTCATCCCTGATAAAGCGGTCGGCGCGACCGCCTGAGCGGCGCACGGGTCACTGGGGCGACAGCGCCGGGGCTGAGATCCCCACCGCGCCTCCGCGCGAAGAAAGCCCGCCCGCCGGCCCGCCGCCCTCCTCGCGGACCACCTCGAACCGCACGTTCGAGCTGCGCACCGTGATGCGCGCGCCCGAGGGTGGCACCGTGATCACCCCGTCGCGCAGCGTCGTCAGCGCCGCGCTCTTCTGGGTGATTCTCCGCTCGAGGTCGTCGCTCGACAGCGCGAGCACCGCGACGAGCCGGACCTCGTTGGCGCGGACCTGGTTGATGAACTCCGTCGGACCGGAAACCTCGATATCGCGCAGGAACAGGTCCTCGGGCATGATGCGCACCTCCCATCGCCCGGCCTCGGGCGGAGGCAGCAGCACCTGCACGGGCGCAGAGGGGATCGTGATCGTCGAGGTGTCGCGCCGGAGCACGAACTCCACCGTCGCTTCGGCCGGGCTGACCCGCACCGCGCCGCCGTTGATCGACATCTCACGAGGGAAGCCGATCGGCGCGCGGACCCGCTGCGCCACGCCGCGCCGCGACATGTCGACCTGCTCGGGCACGATCCTCGCCAGCAGCACCGGGCCGCCCTCCATCGCCGCCAGCTGCCGGATCGTCGCGCGAGGGCCCACGATCGAAACCGTCGACGGCTCGGCCCGAGGCGCCTGCTCGGTCTCCACGCCGTCGAGGATCGCCCTCACAGGCACCGCGTCCAGACGCTGCAGCGCATCAACGCGCAGCCGGATCGTCGGGGGCTCGACGCTGAGCACATTCACGCCGGCCCGCTGCAGCTCAGGGTCCGAACGCAGCGCCTGCGCCAGATCGATGATCGCGTCCCCCTCGTCGCCCGGCACGCCCGGGGCGCCCAGGCGAAGCTCCACGCGCCCCGGCACGCGCTGCAGCGACGCCGCCGAGCCCTCGAACCGCGCGCGCACCACGCCGCGCCACTCGTCCGTCACGACCCGGGGCGACAGCTCATCCGTCGGCGAAACAAAGGTGATGCGAACTTCCTGCTGGAGGCGCGAGAGCGATTCGGCCTCGGCGTAGATCCACACCAGCGCCGTGACCAGCATGATCATGAGAAGGTTGCGCGATCGCTCGAGCATGGGTCAGCGCCCTCCCTGCGCGGGCTTGCCGGCGTCGGCGCTCTCGGAGCGCGACTCGATGATCGTCGGCGCATCGGGAGGGGTCTCCTCGCCGTAGTCCAGCTCCACGCCCTCGGGGGGCTGCATCATCCGCTTCAGCCCTCGGCGGAGCTCCTCGTCGAGCGCCTCGACCGAGAGCCATCGCTTGAGCCGCCCCGACTCCGCCAGACTGATCGCGCCGGTCTCCTCGCTCACCACCACGATGAGCGCGTCGGACACGCGCGAGAGCCCCACCGCCGCCCGGTGACGCGTCCCGAGGTTCGGGTCCGCGATCTCGTTGGGCTCCGCCAGGGGGAACTGCACGCCCGCCGCGATGATCTTCTTCCCTCGCACCACCACGCCCATGTCGTGCAGCGGGTTGTTGGGCCAGAAGATCGACAGCAGCAGCTCCTGCGAGATATCGGCGTCGAGCCGCTTGCCGCCCTCGATGAAATCGCGAAGGCCGGTCTGACGCTCGATCGCCATGATCGCGCCGAACTTGCTCTTGCTCAGCAGCTTCGCGGACGCCGTGATCGCGCCGATCACCTCGTCGACGTCCTTCTGCGACTGCACGACCCCGAAGAGCGACCTCGCCGCCGGCAGCTCGCCGATCCGCATCAGGGCGCGCCTGAGCTCCGGGGCGAAAATCACGACCAGCGCGATCGCCGAGAAGCTCAGGAACTGGCTGTACAGCAGCGCCAGCCGTGGGAATGTCTCGTCTCGCGTCGCGACGCGCACCAGCACCGTCGCCAGCACCACCAGAATAATCAGCGCCCGCAGCGCCCCCGCCGCCCTCGTCCCGCGAACGAACGACCAGATAAAGTACACGACCGCCCCGATGATCAGCAACTCCAGCGCGACCTGCCAGAGCGGGTAGCCCTGCACGCGACTCCAGAGTTGATACAACCATTCGAGGACGGCCACGGCGCACCCAATCGCGTCAGAGGACCGCGCGAGGGCACAGCGGCCGTCGCGCGAGAGCGTTCATCGCGAGTATATCGGCAGCACACCCCCCTCCCTCGCAAAGACGCCGCGATCCGGGGCTTGCGACTCCCCACGCCCGGTCGCCCCATGCCGCCGCCCCGGCGCGGTACAACACCCTCCCATGCCCGCGACGAACGAAGTCTCCCAGAGCAACGCCGGGATCCTCCCCTGGGTCGGGCGCTTCGGCGCCCCGCTCCTCGCGCTCGTCGTCTACCTGCTCCTCGGGCCGGCCGCCAGCGCCCCCGAGGGCGCCGACCCGGCGCTCTCCGAAGCGGGACGGCGCGTCGCCTCCATCGGCGTCCTGATGGCCGTCCTCTGGATGACCGAGGCCCTCCCCCTCTCCGCCACCTCGCTCCTGCCCCTCGTCTTCTTCCCCCTCGCAGGCGTGATGACCATCGACCGCGCCGCCGCCCCCTACGCCGACAAGGTCATCTTCCTCTTCATGGGCGGGTTCATGCTCGCCCTCGCGATGGAGAAGTGGAACCTCCACCGGCGCATCGCCCTCCTCACGCTCCTGGTGGTCGGCACGCGCCCCCGCGCGCTCGTCGCCGGGTTCATGGTCGCCTCCGCGACCCTGAGCATGTGGATCAGCAACACCGCCACCGCCGTCATGATGCTGCCCATCGGAGTCACCGTCATCACCCTCGCCATCGAGCGCCTCAAGGACGCCGGCAAGGTCCGAACCTCCGCCGCCGGCCTCGACGCGTCCCCCGACGAGGGCGACTCCATCACCGACCACGCCCGCAAGTTCGGCATCGGCAACTTCGCTACCTGCCTCATGCTCGGCATCGCCTACGGCGCCAGCATCGGGGGCATCGGCACCCTCATCGGCACTCCCCCCAATGTCTTCCTCGCCGCCTTCCTCGAGTCCACCTACAACGAGCCCATCGGCTTCGGCCAGTGGATGCTCCTGGGCGTCCCCCTCGTCGTCGTCTTCCTCGCCATCACCTGGCTCGTCCTCACCTACCTCGTCTTCCCCATCAAACTCAAAGCGATCCCCGGCGGGCGCGACCTCATCCGCGACGAACTGACCAAACTCGGGCGCATCTCCCGCGGCGAGCGCATCGTCTTCGTCGTCTTCGTGACCACCGCCACCCTCTGGGTCACGCGATCATTCCTGCTCAAGTGGGACTGGCTCGTCGACGCGCTGCCCGCGCTGAAATACCTGACCGACGAGGGCATCGCGATGATCGCCGCGATCTCGCTCTTCGCGATCCCCGTCAACGCCAAGAAGGGCGTCTTCGCGCTCGACTGGGAGACCGCGGTGAAACTCCCCTGGGGCGTGCTGCTGCTCTTCGGGGGCGGGCTCTCGCTCGCCGCCGCCGTCAAGGCCACCGGGCTCGACGCCTACCTCGGCTCGCAGGTGGGCGCCATCGAGGGCGTGCCGACCATCCTGCTCATCGCGATCATCGTGACGCTGGTGATCTTCCTGACCGAACTCACGAGCAACACCGCGACCGCCGCGACCTTCCTGCCCATCCTCGGGGGCGTCGCGGTCGGGCTCGGCATCGACCCGCTGCTGCTGTGCATCCCCGCCGCCATCGCCGCGAGCTGCGCGTTCATGATGCCGGTGGCGACGCCCCCCAACGCGATCGTCTACGGCTCGGGCCACATCCGCATCGGCCAGATGGTGAAGGCGGGGCTCGTGCTCAACCTCATCGGCATCGTGCTCGTGACCGGCGTGGCGTATCTGGCGTCGCTGGTGTTCAACATCCCTCTGGAGCGGGGAGAGTCGCACCGCCTGCCGGCTGCAACAGCCGCTTCCGAGTCGCCCGCACCGTAGAGTCACCCGATGCCCTGGAAAGTCGTGGCGTTCGAGACGACGCCCAACCCCAACGCGATCAAGTGCGTGCTGGACCGGCCCATCGCCGCGATCCCCAGGTCGTACCGCGCGCCGGGCGACGGCGCAGACGACGAGATCGCCGCCGCGCTCTTCGCCATCGAGGGCGTGCGCAACCTGCTCTTCCTCCACGACTGGGTGACCGTCGGCAAGTCCCCCGACGCCCCCTGGCCCGCGATCAAACGCGCCGTGAAGCGCGAATTGGGGCGCCTCGAGTGAGCGACCGAGCCATCGCCCGCGCCGTCGAGAAGTGGTTCGCCGCGCACCGGCGCGACCTGCCGTGGCGCGTCGAGGTCAAGCACGATCGGGGCACACGCGACCCCTACTACGCGCTCGTCAGCGAGGTCATGCTCCAGCAGACCCAGGCGGCGCGCGTCGCCGACCGTTTCGAGCGATTCATCGACCGCTTCCCCACCGTCGATGCCCTCGCGAGCGCCCCCGAAGACGCCGTCCTCGCCGAGTGGACCGGTCTTGGCTACTACAGGCGCGCGCGCAGCCTCCACGCCGCCGCCCGCGCGATCGTCGAAACCCACGCCGGGCGTACGCCGGACGACCCCGCCTCGCTCCAGTCGCTCCCGGGAGTCGGGCGCTACACCGCCGGCGCGATCGCCAGCGTGTGCTTCGGCGTGCGCACGCCCATCGTCGACGCCAACATCGTGCGCGTCGCGCTGCGCCTCGAGGGGAAGAAGTTCGCGCCGAGCGACCCGCGCGCCGTCGCGCTCTCGTGGGATCGCGCCGAATCGCTCGTCCGCGCCGCCTCCTCGCCCGGCGCGTTCAACGAGGGGCTGATGGAGCTGGGCGCGCTCGTCTGCACGCCTCGCAACCCCGCGTGTCTCGCGTGCCCGCTCAAGAAACACTGCCGCGCCTTCGCCGAGTCGACGCAGGACGAGATCCCCCTGCGCGCCGCGAGGAAACCCCGCCCCGAGGTCGTGCACGCCGCCGTCGTCCTGACCGACGGCGACTCGCGCTTCCTCGTCACGCGCCGCCCCGCGAAGGGGCTCTGGGCGAACCTCTGGCAGGCGCCCACGCTGGAGTCCCCCACCTCCCCCGACGCCCCCGCCCTCCGCGACTTCCTCCGCGACTCTCTCGCGCTGCCCCGCAAGTCCGTCCCGCCCCGCTCCCTCGCCCGCGACGGGGGTTTCACCCGCGTCACCAGCAGCCGCACAGTCCACTTTGAGGTCTGGCGCGCCCGCGTCCCGCTGCCCTCGCCTCCCCCAGCGAACGCCCTCGTCGCGACCCGCGAGGCCCTCCTCGCCGGAGACCCACCCCTCGCCGTCCCCCACCGGCGCATCGTCCTGGGCGAGGGCGCGTAAAGACCGGGCTCAGCAGGCCAGGATCCCACGCTTTCACGACAGAAACCGTTGCCCCCTCCAGAGGGTGGGCTACACTCCCGACTCGCAGGTCCCAAGCCGGACGACGGTCGTCCGGCCCTCGCGTGAACCCTCAACCGCCCCACAGGGGCACGGCGTCCCGGCCGGTCAACTCGGGGCCCGCGGAAACAGGCTCTCACGCGAGGGCCGCCGCGGGCGAAAGGACACTCTCACAACATGATCGATGAAACGCTGATCAGGTCTCTCGGCGGCGCCGAGGACGAAGCTCTCGCCCTGCTCGAATCCGCCTTCGGGATGAAGGGCGTCGACGGCGACATGGACTCGTTCCTCGCCGAGAGCAT
This Phycisphaeraceae bacterium DNA region includes the following protein-coding sequences:
- a CDS encoding DASS family sodium-coupled anion symporter, encoding MPATNEVSQSNAGILPWVGRFGAPLLALVVYLLLGPAASAPEGADPALSEAGRRVASIGVLMAVLWMTEALPLSATSLLPLVFFPLAGVMTIDRAAAPYADKVIFLFMGGFMLALAMEKWNLHRRIALLTLLVVGTRPRALVAGFMVASATLSMWISNTATAVMMLPIGVTVITLAIERLKDAGKVRTSAAGLDASPDEGDSITDHARKFGIGNFATCLMLGIAYGASIGGIGTLIGTPPNVFLAAFLESTYNEPIGFGQWMLLGVPLVVVFLAITWLVLTYLVFPIKLKAIPGGRDLIRDELTKLGRISRGERIVFVVFVTTATLWVTRSFLLKWDWLVDALPALKYLTDEGIAMIAAISLFAIPVNAKKGVFALDWETAVKLPWGVLLLFGGGLSLAAAVKATGLDAYLGSQVGAIEGVPTILLIAIIVTLVIFLTELTSNTATAATFLPILGGVAVGLGIDPLLLCIPAAIAASCAFMMPVATPPNAIVYGSGHIRIGQMVKAGLVLNLIGIVLVTGVAYLASLVFNIPLERGESHRLPAATAASESPAP
- a CDS encoding A/G-specific adenine glycosylase encodes the protein MSDRAIARAVEKWFAAHRRDLPWRVEVKHDRGTRDPYYALVSEVMLQQTQAARVADRFERFIDRFPTVDALASAPEDAVLAEWTGLGYYRRARSLHAAARAIVETHAGRTPDDPASLQSLPGVGRYTAGAIASVCFGVRTPIVDANIVRVALRLEGKKFAPSDPRAVALSWDRAESLVRAASSPGAFNEGLMELGALVCTPRNPACLACPLKKHCRAFAESTQDEIPLRAARKPRPEVVHAAVVLTDGDSRFLVTRRPAKGLWANLWQAPTLESPTSPDAPALRDFLRDSLALPRKSVPPRSLARDGGFTRVTSSRTVHFEVWRARVPLPSPPPANALVATREALLAGDPPLAVPHRRIVLGEGA
- the cdaA gene encoding diadenylate cyclase CdaA, with protein sequence MAVLEWLYQLWSRVQGYPLWQVALELLIIGAVVYFIWSFVRGTRAAGALRALIILVVLATVLVRVATRDETFPRLALLYSQFLSFSAIALVVIFAPELRRALMRIGELPAARSLFGVVQSQKDVDEVIGAITASAKLLSKSKFGAIMAIERQTGLRDFIEGGKRLDADISQELLLSIFWPNNPLHDMGVVVRGKKIIAAGVQFPLAEPNEIADPNLGTRHRAAVGLSRVSDALIVVVSEETGAISLAESGRLKRWLSVEALDEELRRGLKRMMQPPEGVELDYGEETPPDAPTIIESRSESADAGKPAQGGR
- a CDS encoding NifU N-terminal domain-containing protein, producing the protein MPWKVVAFETTPNPNAIKCVLDRPIAAIPRSYRAPGDGADDEIAAALFAIEGVRNLLFLHDWVTVGKSPDAPWPAIKRAVKRELGRLE
- a CDS encoding DUF2752 domain-containing protein encodes the protein MSNAAVTTRQRPPARTERDLSRLYAALIAGVCLAILLVGAGLTPSNAGHGTHEQLGLPACAFAQTLGRPCATCGMTTAVTHAANGNLARGAVVQPFGAGIALAAATGFWIALHVTLTGSRLWRLASPLLTTRPLLLLAALLLAAWVYKILVWNPS
- a CDS encoding EAL domain-containing protein encodes the protein MRSDKQPPTSTPTGTTPQPWPDLSKLIRDQLVRAVFQPIVSLRRAEVEAVEALTRPLPESGFADPGVLFAAADAFGKAWELERLTRDTIADAARALPPGRKLFFNSGPKVFSDPRFPDEIRRFSERSGLTPDRFVLEITERAETQHNEGLTANVRALRAEGYQIAVDDMGAGSSGLNRVMALRPQWLKLDRELVEGIHEDTYRQNLIRFLGYFARLGGAGVVAEGIEHIEELSVLIDLGVDSVQGFLLGKPGAIDQVLAPEMRSWLLERAETATPESTPVERLHSIETLAINAAACAIEPNPSETPLDPASTIAETLARLAERDDLDMMPPLPLATGNGQREVVRIPDLLRAAAKQLALQTSHRSPLYGLPDSVECDRTVDRLISSGDDRDAAIIDVRGMSGYNSAVGFELGDLLLRHLSTILRTATTGMARIYVGHLGEDRFLIVAPEGSLPTIAEEIILRFERASIRFARNSDGAPEAKSPSLSTEPAAGQWLAPPSLRVLVLPGVFRKVRSSRELRRAAEAARDTRADTNQQGSRIFVHEVAPSQTFATRASEAA